A stretch of DNA from Pirellulales bacterium:
GCGCCGACCTCGGTCGGTTGTTAACGGTCCTGAAGCGAATGCCTCGTGGCCGCGAAGTGCTGCTCACCAATGCCGAGAGTCTGCACGAGACAAAAAACCACTGGCCTTCGCAGCATCCCGAGGACACAGATTTTGCCCTCGATGCGGATGCACTTCTCGATTGGGCAGGGTACAAGCCACCACGCCCACCCGGCGACAGGCCCCCAGCGGCCCCTTAATGTCCCTCTGATGAATTGGCACGGCAATCCATATGTCGGCGTTGTTCTCGTCGTAACGAATCGCCCCGCGCCCCGGCGACTTCGAATCAACCGTCTGTGATCTCGGGGCCCTCGGTTGCCATCTTTTCGTCGCGGCGCGTTGTTCGCAATGCGGCGATTCCCGCTGTGCATGGATGCCATCAAGCGCGAAGTCTCGATTGCGCGTTACACAGCAGTGTCGCCAGGCGTCAAAACACGGGAATCGCCGCATCGCGTAGCCGCACTCTGGCAACATTTCCCGTGCTCGGTACAATACCGCCAGAGTCGCCCGTGTGGGATCTTCGATCCGGCATCTGGGGGACGATTGGCATCTCGGCAGCCTTCGTACGCCCTTCGGGCTTTGGTCGCACCGGCGGAGGTTGCATTGTTCACTCACCGCCCGCGAGAGCGAGCGCCACGATGGCCACTGCGCTAGCCCAAACTCCGCTGCACGATTGGCACGCCGCGCATGGCGGGCGGATGGTGGACTTCGCCGGTTGGTCGATGCCGGTGCAATACACTTCGATCGTGGCCGAGCATATGGCCACGCGCAACGCGGCCACCTTGTTCGATATCTCGCACATGGGACGGCTACGGTTTGACGGGCCTGGTGCGGCCGCCTTCCTCGATTCGCTGGTGACGCGACGCGTCGCCGACCAGAAGCTCGGGCAGATTCGCTACGCGCTCGTCACCAACGACAGCGGCGGTATCCTCGACGACGTGCTGGTCTATCACCTGGCTGACGTCGGTGGGAATTCGTATTGGCTGATGGTCGTTAACGCCAGCAACCGCGCGAAGATCGTCGATTTTGTCGAGCCGCGCGTGGCCGACGCGCTGGCGGTCACTATGGCGGATGTCACTTTCGACTGGTCCATGATCGCCGTGCAGGGGCCGCGGGCGATCGAGCTGTTGCAGCCGCTGACGGAGCTACCAATCAACGACCTCAAGTATTATCACGGCGCCGAAACACGCATCGCCGGTCACGGCGGCATTGTCAGCCGCACCGGCTACACGGGCGAGGACGGCTGCGAGTTGATCTTAGGGGCGCGTGCCGTCGCGGGAGTCTGGCAATCCTTGGTCGATGCCGGCGCGATGCCCGCCGGACTGGGCGCGCGCGATACGCTGCGCCTGGAGGCTGGCATGCCGCTCTACGGACACGAGCTGAACGAATCGATCGATCCGCTCGAGGCCGGATTAGGCTTCGCGGTCAACCTGGCAGGGCGAAGTTTCTCGGGCAGCGAAGCGCTGAAGCGCCTGGCGGAACAAACCGCTCGCCCGCGCCGTGTGGGGCTGACGCTGGCCGGCAAGCGGGTCCCGCGCGAGGGATATTCGATACTGGCCGGCAGTGCAATCGCCAGCGGTGCACCGGTCGAAAGTACGCCGGTGGGAACCGTCACCAGCGGCACTTTTTCGCCGACGCTCGATTGCCCGATCGCGATGGGATACGTCGCGCCCGCATCGGCCGCTGTCGGTACGGAACTTGCCATCGATATTCGCGGCCGCGCGGAGCCGGCGCGAGTGGTCGAACTCCCCTTCTACCGTCGCAACACGAAAGGAATACGTACGTGAAGCCCGAGAAGCTGCTCTATGCGAAGACACACGAATGGGTCGCGATCGAGCCCGACGCCACCGGGGGCAAGGTGGCGACGATCGGCATTTCGGCCTTCGCGCTCGAGGCCCTCACCGATCTGGTCTACATCGAACTGCCCAAGGTGGGGCGCAGCCTCAAGGCGGGCGAGGCCTTTGGCGAGATCGAATCGGTGAAAGCCGTCAGCGATCTTTACAGCCCTGTCGATGGCACGGTGGTCGCGGTACACGAGTCGCTTCCTAACGAGCTCGAATCGTTACCGGCCGATCCTTACGGCAAGGGCTGGATCGTCAAGGTCAAGCTCAGCGATGAATCGTCGCTGAGCAATTTGATGGACTTCGCGGCCTATCAAAAACAGTGCGCCGAAGAGGGGCATTAGGTTTCGGAATGACGAATGCCGAAATACGAATGTCTAACCGGAACATGTTTTTCGCTTGCGGAGCGCGGTGATCGACATTCGGCGGTGCGGCGTTTGGCTTCTGTAGACCTTCGTCATTCGTTGCCGGCACTCGCCGCCATTGCTTAAACACTCTACTTAAACATTCTCGCGCGGACCACGATAACGTCATGCCATTCTTGTTGAACACTGCCGAAGACCAGCAGGCGATGCTGGCCGCCATCGGGGTCGGCTCGCTGGACGAACTATTCGCCATGGTTCCCGGCGATCTCCGGCTGGCGCGCGATCTGGCGATTCCGCCCGCCCTGACCGAAATGGCGCTGACAGCACACGTACAGGCGCTGGCGCGGCAAAATGTGCCGGCCGGGGAGAAGGTCTGCTTTCTCGGCGGCGGCAGCTATGACCACTTCATTCCGGCGGTTGTCGACGCGATCGCCGGACGCGCCGAGTTCTACACTTCGTATACGCCTTACCAGGCCGAAGCCAGCCAGGGAAACCTGCAGGCATTTTTCGAATACCAGTCGCTGATCAGTCGCCTGACCGGCATGGATGTAGCCAACGCCAGCTTGTACGACG
This window harbors:
- the gcvH gene encoding glycine cleavage system protein GcvH; this encodes MKPEKLLYAKTHEWVAIEPDATGGKVATIGISAFALEALTDLVYIELPKVGRSLKAGEAFGEIESVKAVSDLYSPVDGTVVAVHESLPNELESLPADPYGKGWIVKVKLSDESSLSNLMDFAAYQKQCAEEGH
- the gcvT gene encoding glycine cleavage system aminomethyltransferase GcvT, whose product is MATALAQTPLHDWHAAHGGRMVDFAGWSMPVQYTSIVAEHMATRNAATLFDISHMGRLRFDGPGAAAFLDSLVTRRVADQKLGQIRYALVTNDSGGILDDVLVYHLADVGGNSYWLMVVNASNRAKIVDFVEPRVADALAVTMADVTFDWSMIAVQGPRAIELLQPLTELPINDLKYYHGAETRIAGHGGIVSRTGYTGEDGCELILGARAVAGVWQSLVDAGAMPAGLGARDTLRLEAGMPLYGHELNESIDPLEAGLGFAVNLAGRSFSGSEALKRLAEQTARPRRVGLTLAGKRVPREGYSILAGSAIASGAPVESTPVGTVTSGTFSPTLDCPIAMGYVAPASAAVGTELAIDIRGRAEPARVVELPFYRRNTKGIRT